A stretch of the Rosa rugosa chromosome 5, drRosRugo1.1, whole genome shotgun sequence genome encodes the following:
- the LOC133709131 gene encoding uncharacterized protein LOC133709131 translates to MEIESNMIIKNDNLEAFDIFKKAFTISATNIKFLIFTILTSLPLFCFLVYYEPFLQRFLLEISEILKPSKDDYFGYLSSRRFQFSIPSLPTDMATKLNNEFPGGLVQIALLYLIPLHLLELSTVLVIVDLASKTYTTQEEEEPPLTLMEMVHKPFDVTRVLGTLVTFVYVVIMSSSSLLGLVWLAVIYYVVTMFFYDVLVIMWCWVGFLGLLTLYLGWIAVLNMSVVISILEGRYGTKAIALAICYSVGNEWRGFRLMLVFFAWEVGLRLPCIYFGCKGTWSVGILTQIGFFCLGNVVKWVVFTIYFYDCKNREIERKLMMKAKKRAVESG, encoded by the coding sequence ATGGAGATAGAAAGCAATATGATCATCAAGAATGATAATTTAGAAGCCTTTGATATTTTCAAAAAAGCCTTCACAATCTCAGCCACAAACATCAAATTCTTGATCTTCACCATTCTCacctccctccctctcttctGTTTCTTGGTTTACTATGAACCTTTTCTCCAAAGATTCCTCCTTGAAATCTCAGAAATACTAAAGCCCTCCAAAGATGATTACTTCGGTTATTTGTCTTCAAGacgatttcaattttcaataccAAGTTTACCAACTGACATGGCAACAAAACTAAACAATGAGTTTCCTGGTGGGTTGGTTCAGATAGCCCTTCTCTATCTGATCCCTCTCCATCTCCTAGAGCTCAGCACCGTCCTTGTCATTGTTGATTTGGCATCAAAGACATATACtacacaagaagaagaagagccaCCATTGACTCTCATGGAAATGGTTCATAAGCCCTTCGACGTAACTAGAGTCCTAGGTACTTTGGTCACATTTGTGTATGTTGTGATCATGTCGTCTAGTTCTCTACTAGGTTTGGTATGGTTAGCAGTAATATATTATGTTGTCACCATGTTCTTTTACGATGTGCTCGTCATCATGTGGTGTTGGGTGGGATTTCTGGGACTTTTGACACTGTATTTGGGATGGATTGCCGTGTTGAACATGAGTGTTGTGATTTCAATTCTTGAGGGGAGATATGGAACCAAGGCAATTGCTTTAGCCATTTGTTATAGTGTTGGTAACGAGTGGAGAGGGTTTCGTTTGATGCTTGTTTTCTTTGCCTGGGAAGTTGGTTTGAGGTTGCCCTGCATCTATTTTGGCTGCAAAGGAACTTGGAGTGTTGGCATTTTGACACAGATTGGCTTCTTCTGCTTGGGAAATGTGGTGAAGTGGGTCGTCTTCACGATTTACTTCTACGATTGCAAGAACCGTGAAATAGAGAGGAAGTTGATGATGAAAGCTAAGAAGAGAGCTGTTGAAAGTGGTTAA